In Temnothorax longispinosus isolate EJ_2023e chromosome 2, Tlon_JGU_v1, whole genome shotgun sequence, one DNA window encodes the following:
- the Letm1 gene encoding mitochondrial proton/calcium exchanger protein isoform X2: protein MNALIHTKTMIAGRGGVIARRYSPFKLLYSANHTMGGIALIYTDLREPRRLLLEPTLPPMYINDKNVTCLQIRTFYVTPSWNGQEPSSKIEETVKNIKEEKELKDKRVDGVVKTNEQEKKAVAKVTIWQKIKGEILHYYHGFRLLGLDMKVSAKLIWRILHGKELSRREHRLLIKTTGDMFRLIPFSVFIIVPFMEFLLPVAIKLFPGMLPSTFQTATEKEDKLKQALKVKIEMAKFLQKTLDEMSLQSSDHKSEKAKEFAEFFYKVRTTGTIATNEEIMKFSKVFEDEITLDSLSRPQLIALCRVLDVQTLGTTNFLRFLLRMRLRSLTADDKLIEKEGVDTLTRTELQQACRARAMRAYGLPENRLREQLSQWLDLSLIKKVPPSLLLLSRALMIPETMPMSDKLKATISALPDAVVARTKGAIGEKEGKVDHRTNIEIIKMEERKIEEERKEKKDAEPQPAILECDTKADEITTTDVKVLEQALDSIGKDNKNMAVEKEEIKELKEEMAEYQEDIKELDQIKAETKGEADIENIKVSKGANRLFKKVNKMISKMDAVLLELEQSEKKVKQRIELLDPNEKRDVKDVEELVKIDELVAAIKQIQSVPDDHRLKRITEILGKIDDDHDGAIKIEDVLKVVELIGKEDVKLSKNQVDELIELMDKEEILEVEEQIQKLVEKDSKTSPQTEENIKVNKKRI, encoded by the exons ATGAACGCGTTAATTCACACGAAAACGATGATCGCCGGTCGCGGTGGAGTCATTGCTCGAC GGTACTCCccgtttaaattattgtacagTGCTAATCATACGATGGGTGGCATAGCTCTAATTTATACAGACTTGAGAGAGCCAAGAAGATTATTGCTGGAGCCTACACTGCCACCAATGtacattaatgataaaaacgTAACATGTCTACAAATTCGTACTTTTTATGTTACTCCAAGTTGGAATGGTCAAGAGCCATCATCTAAGATCGAAGAAACGGTGAAGAACATTAAAGAGGAGAAAGAACTTAAAGATAAGAGGGTAGACGGTGTTGTAAAAACTAACGAGCAAGAGAAGAAAGCTGTCGCTAAAGTTACCATATGGCAAAAAATTAAGggcgaaatattgcattattatcaTGGATTTCGGTTACTGGGGCTCGATATGAAAGTGTCGGCAAAGTTAATATGGAGAATTTTACATGGGAAAGAGCTTAGCAGGAGGGAGCATCGTTTG CTGATAAAAACGACTGGGGATATGTTCAGGTTGATTCCGTTCTCTGTTTTTATCATCGTTCCATTTATGGAATTTTTATTGCCAGTGGCAATTAAGTTATTCCCTGGCATGCTACCTTCTACCTTTCAAACAGCAACCGAGAAGGAAGATAAACTTAAACAGGCCTTGAAG GTCAAAATAGAGATGGCAAAGTTTTTACAAAAAACATTAGATGAAATGTCGTTGCAATCATCAGATCACAAGTCTGAGAAAGCTAAAGAATTTGCAGAATTTTTCTACAAAGTACGGACCACTGGCACTATTGCGACCAACGAAGAAATCATGAAATTTAGCAAAGTTTTCGAGGATGAAATTACTCTAGATTCCCTCTCACGGCCACAATTAATTGCTTTATGCCGCGTATTAGATGTGCAAACACTTGGAACTACCAATTTCTTACGGTTTCTACTAAGGATGAGACTCAGAAGTCTTACTGCAGATGACAAA TTAATTGAGAAGGAAGGAGTCGATACCCTAACCAGAACCGAACTGCAACAAGCTTGCAGAGCACGTGCTATGCGTGCTTATGGATTGCCAGAGAACAGATTGAGGGAACAACTGTCACAGTGGCTGGAtctaagtttaattaaaaaggtTCCACCCTCTTTGTTACTATTATCACGAGCGCTTATGATACCTGAGACGATGCCTATGTCCGACAAGCTAAAGGCGACTATTTCGGCCTTGCCTGATGCAGTTGTGGCACGTACAAAGGGTGCCattggagagaaagagggtaAAGTGGACCATAGAACTAATATCGAGATTATAAAAATGGAAGAACGCAAGAtcgaagaagagagaaaggaaaagaaagacgCTGAACCACAGCCAGCTATTCTGGAATGCGATACTAAAGCGGATGAAATTACTACCACAGATGTCAAAGTTTTGGAACAAGCTCTGGATTCAATTGGCAAG gataataaaaatatggctGTCGAAAAAGAGGAAATCAAGGAACTTAAAGAAGAAATGGCAGAATATCAAGAAGATATTAAGGAATTAGATCAAATTAAGGCAGAGACAAAGGGTGAAGCAGatatagaaaatatcaaagtaTCGAAAGGTGCTAATAGACTATTTAAAAAGGTAAACAAAATGATCTCGAAAATGGATGCGGTTTTGTTGGAGCTTGAACAATCTGAGAAAAAAGTTAAACAAAGAATCGAGTTGTTGGATCCTAATGAGAAACGAGATGTCAAAGATGTTGAAGAATTAGTTAAAATAGACGAGCTGGTTGCAGCCATTAAACAAATCCAAAGTGTACCCGATGACCATCGCTTAAAACGCATAACAGAAATTTTAGGGAAAATTGATGACGATCATGATGgtgcaataaaaatagaagatgTCTTAAAG
- the Letm1 gene encoding mitochondrial proton/calcium exchanger protein isoform X1, producing MNALIHTKTMIAGRGGVIARRTCHRYSPFKLLYSANHTMGGIALIYTDLREPRRLLLEPTLPPMYINDKNVTCLQIRTFYVTPSWNGQEPSSKIEETVKNIKEEKELKDKRVDGVVKTNEQEKKAVAKVTIWQKIKGEILHYYHGFRLLGLDMKVSAKLIWRILHGKELSRREHRLLIKTTGDMFRLIPFSVFIIVPFMEFLLPVAIKLFPGMLPSTFQTATEKEDKLKQALKVKIEMAKFLQKTLDEMSLQSSDHKSEKAKEFAEFFYKVRTTGTIATNEEIMKFSKVFEDEITLDSLSRPQLIALCRVLDVQTLGTTNFLRFLLRMRLRSLTADDKLIEKEGVDTLTRTELQQACRARAMRAYGLPENRLREQLSQWLDLSLIKKVPPSLLLLSRALMIPETMPMSDKLKATISALPDAVVARTKGAIGEKEGKVDHRTNIEIIKMEERKIEEERKEKKDAEPQPAILECDTKADEITTTDVKVLEQALDSIGKDNKNMAVEKEEIKELKEEMAEYQEDIKELDQIKAETKGEADIENIKVSKGANRLFKKVNKMISKMDAVLLELEQSEKKVKQRIELLDPNEKRDVKDVEELVKIDELVAAIKQIQSVPDDHRLKRITEILGKIDDDHDGAIKIEDVLKVVELIGKEDVKLSKNQVDELIELMDKEEILEVEEQIQKLVEKDSKTSPQTEENIKVNKKRI from the exons ATGAACGCGTTAATTCACACGAAAACGATGATCGCCGGTCGCGGTGGAGTCATTGCTCGACGTACGTGTCACC GGTACTCCccgtttaaattattgtacagTGCTAATCATACGATGGGTGGCATAGCTCTAATTTATACAGACTTGAGAGAGCCAAGAAGATTATTGCTGGAGCCTACACTGCCACCAATGtacattaatgataaaaacgTAACATGTCTACAAATTCGTACTTTTTATGTTACTCCAAGTTGGAATGGTCAAGAGCCATCATCTAAGATCGAAGAAACGGTGAAGAACATTAAAGAGGAGAAAGAACTTAAAGATAAGAGGGTAGACGGTGTTGTAAAAACTAACGAGCAAGAGAAGAAAGCTGTCGCTAAAGTTACCATATGGCAAAAAATTAAGggcgaaatattgcattattatcaTGGATTTCGGTTACTGGGGCTCGATATGAAAGTGTCGGCAAAGTTAATATGGAGAATTTTACATGGGAAAGAGCTTAGCAGGAGGGAGCATCGTTTG CTGATAAAAACGACTGGGGATATGTTCAGGTTGATTCCGTTCTCTGTTTTTATCATCGTTCCATTTATGGAATTTTTATTGCCAGTGGCAATTAAGTTATTCCCTGGCATGCTACCTTCTACCTTTCAAACAGCAACCGAGAAGGAAGATAAACTTAAACAGGCCTTGAAG GTCAAAATAGAGATGGCAAAGTTTTTACAAAAAACATTAGATGAAATGTCGTTGCAATCATCAGATCACAAGTCTGAGAAAGCTAAAGAATTTGCAGAATTTTTCTACAAAGTACGGACCACTGGCACTATTGCGACCAACGAAGAAATCATGAAATTTAGCAAAGTTTTCGAGGATGAAATTACTCTAGATTCCCTCTCACGGCCACAATTAATTGCTTTATGCCGCGTATTAGATGTGCAAACACTTGGAACTACCAATTTCTTACGGTTTCTACTAAGGATGAGACTCAGAAGTCTTACTGCAGATGACAAA TTAATTGAGAAGGAAGGAGTCGATACCCTAACCAGAACCGAACTGCAACAAGCTTGCAGAGCACGTGCTATGCGTGCTTATGGATTGCCAGAGAACAGATTGAGGGAACAACTGTCACAGTGGCTGGAtctaagtttaattaaaaaggtTCCACCCTCTTTGTTACTATTATCACGAGCGCTTATGATACCTGAGACGATGCCTATGTCCGACAAGCTAAAGGCGACTATTTCGGCCTTGCCTGATGCAGTTGTGGCACGTACAAAGGGTGCCattggagagaaagagggtaAAGTGGACCATAGAACTAATATCGAGATTATAAAAATGGAAGAACGCAAGAtcgaagaagagagaaaggaaaagaaagacgCTGAACCACAGCCAGCTATTCTGGAATGCGATACTAAAGCGGATGAAATTACTACCACAGATGTCAAAGTTTTGGAACAAGCTCTGGATTCAATTGGCAAG gataataaaaatatggctGTCGAAAAAGAGGAAATCAAGGAACTTAAAGAAGAAATGGCAGAATATCAAGAAGATATTAAGGAATTAGATCAAATTAAGGCAGAGACAAAGGGTGAAGCAGatatagaaaatatcaaagtaTCGAAAGGTGCTAATAGACTATTTAAAAAGGTAAACAAAATGATCTCGAAAATGGATGCGGTTTTGTTGGAGCTTGAACAATCTGAGAAAAAAGTTAAACAAAGAATCGAGTTGTTGGATCCTAATGAGAAACGAGATGTCAAAGATGTTGAAGAATTAGTTAAAATAGACGAGCTGGTTGCAGCCATTAAACAAATCCAAAGTGTACCCGATGACCATCGCTTAAAACGCATAACAGAAATTTTAGGGAAAATTGATGACGATCATGATGgtgcaataaaaatagaagatgTCTTAAAG
- the Endos gene encoding alpha-endosulfine has product MSDDQTNEQSPPAELSSSDIEKMEEAKLKAKFPNAAGRPFGGHSAFLQKRLAKGQKYFDSGDYQMAKQKSTAKPKPAGVLPTGDAIPTPETVPQRKTSIIQQKFNTSTTS; this is encoded by the exons ATGAGCGACGATCAGACGAACGAGCAGAGCCCACCTGCGGAG CTGTCGTCGAGTGACATAGAAAAAATGGAGGAAGCAAAGTTGAAAGCAAAATTTCCAAATGCAGCTGGTCGACCATTCGGCGGTCATTCCGCGTTTCTGCAGAAAAGGCTAGCCAAAGGG caaaaatattttgattctgGGGATTATCAAATGGCAAAACAAAAGTCTACAGCTAAGCCAAAGCCAGCTGGTGTTCTGCCAACGGGAGATGCTATACCGACACCAGAAACAGTACCACAGCGAAAAACATCTATTAtccaacaaaaatttaatacatcgACAACATCATAA
- the Bgm gene encoding very long-chain-fatty-acid--CoA ligase bubblegum isoform X1, producing the protein MSVSQVIQSYGVINGLARDDKEMNQSMRYASASETGLDGPDQVLPTDEDVTCNADGRVRIKLDSNGPNAYTPVSIPGVFTKTAKLYPDHIALVSKLDVNGQRTMYTFQEYESTVRVVAKAFLKLGLERHHSVCIIGFNSPEWFIADLAAIYAGGLATGIYTTNSPEACQYCAEHSRANIIVVEDNKQLQKILQIRHNLPHLKAIVQYNGVSTEKDVLSWGDLLNIGKKESEDKLLSVLKTIGANECCVLVYTSGTVGNPKAVMLSHDNILYDLRIIIMALQVREKSEIIVSYLPLSHVAAQLIDIMANITLATTVYFADPGALKGTLMNTLLVAQPTIFLGVPRVWEKIYEKMQEKARSNGAIKTWIAKWAKAQGLHYYTNKMNGVDYKHWGYVFAKWLVFDKVKAALGLNRCRVFVTAAAPINVDIKRYFLSLDIPLLEAYGMSECGGAHTIISPKEYSMEGVGRPLTGVYTKLDNIDEHGEGEVCMGGRHVFMGYLNEPEKTAEAKDKNGWLHSGDLGKFNSNGILSITGRIKELIITSGGENVAPYNIEQTILTELPYLSNVMVIGDKRKYLTVLVTLKSNMNEETGEPLDTLNSEVLKWAKSLGSSAKTVTEVISSRDSAIYEEIEEAIKRANTQAISNAQKVQKFEILPHDFSIPTGELGPTLKLKKNVVQKMYADLIDKMYE; encoded by the exons GAAATGAATCAATCGATGAGATATGCATCGGCTAGTGAAACTGGTCTTGATG gACCGGATCAGGTACTACCTACGGATGAGGATGTCACGTGTAACGCCGACGGCAGAGTTCGAATAAAGTTAGACAGCAATGGACCGAATGCATACACACCCGTATCAATCCCTGGAGTTTTCACCAAAACAGCAAAGCTCTATCCTGATCACATCGCGTTGGTGTCTAAACTCGATGTCAACGGCCAAAGAACCATGTATACCTTCCa AGAATACGAGTCTACCGTAAGAGTCGTCGCAAAAGCGTTTCTGAAGCTAGGTCTGGAGCGGCATCACAGTGTCTGCATAATAGGATTCAATAGTCCGGAATGGTTCATTGCCGATCTTGCGGCTATATACGCCGG TGGACTCGCTACAGGAATTTATACTACAAATTCTCCAGAGGCGTGCCAATATTGCGCTGAGCACAGTCGGGCCAATATAATAGTCGTTGAAGATAACaaacaattgcagaaaatCTTGCAAATAAGACACAACTTGCCCCATTTGAAAGCAATTGTTCAATACAACGGCGTATCCACCGAAAAGGATGTTTTGAGC TGGGGCGATTTATTGAACATAGGTAAGAAGGAATCAGaggataaattattatctgtgTTAAAGACGATTGGGGCAAACGAATGTTGCGTTTTAGTGTACACG TCAGGAACAGTCGGAAATCCAAAAGCTGTAATGTTAAGCCATGATAATATATTGTACGATTTACGGATAATAATAATGGCATTACAAGTGAGAGAAAAGTCAGAAATTATAGTTAGCTATTTGCCATTATCTCACGTTGCAGCACAG cTAATTGATATCATGGCAAACATTACGTTAGCGACCACAGTATACTTTGCGGATCCGGGTGCGTTAAAGGGTACATTAATGAATACATTACTTGTAGCGCAACCGACTATTTTCTTAGGGGTGCCCAGAGTGTGGGAAAAGATATACGAGAAGATGCAAGAGAAAGCGCGCAGTAACGGCGCAATAAAAACCTGGATTGCTAAATGGGCAAAAGCGCAAGGTCTTCATTATTACACGAATAAAATGAATGGCGTAGATTATAAACATTGGGGCTATGTCTTTGCGAAATGGCTTGTTTTCGACAAAGTGAAGGCAGCATTGGGTTTGAATAGATGTCGAGTATTCGTTACCGCAGCAGCTCCCATAAATGTTGACATTAAACGATATTTCCTGAGCTTAGACATCCCTCTATTAGAGGCGTATGGAATGTCTGAGTGTGGCGGGGCTCATACAATAATCAGTCCTAAAGAATATAg CATGGAAGGTGTAGGAAGGCCTTTAACTGGAGTGTATACAAAATTAGACAATATAGATGAACATGGTGAGGGAGAAGTTTGTATGGGTGGACGACATGTATTCATGGGTTACTTAAATGAGCCGGAGAAAACCGCAGAAGCTAAAGATAAAAACGGCTGGTTACATAGCGGCGATCTCGGCAAATTCAATTCGAACGGGATTTTGTCTATAACTg GTAGAATAAAAGAACTTATAATCACAAGTGGAGGGGAAAATGTAGCACCATACAATATAGAGCAGACGATATTAACGGAATTACCGTATTTAAGTAACGTCATGGTGATCGGAgataaaaggaaatatttaaCGGTCCTTGTCACGCTTAAG agtAATATGAATGAAGAGACTGGTGAGCCGTTAGATACGCTGAATTCCGAAGTGTTAAAATGGGCGAAGTCTCTTGGTAGCAGTGCCAAAACAGTTACAGAAGTCATAAGCTCTCGTGATTCAGCT aTATACGAGGAAATCGAGGAGGCAATCAAGAGAGCAAATACGCAAGCTATAAGTAATGCTCAAAAAGTACAGAAATTCGAAATTCTTCCTCATGACTTTTCGATTCCCACCGGTGAATTAGGACCCACGTTAAAGCTCAAAAAGAACGTAGTTCAGAAGATGTATGCTGATTTGATAGATAAGATGTATGAATGA
- the Bgm gene encoding long-chain-fatty-acid--CoA ligase ACSBG2 isoform X2 codes for MNQSMRYASASETGLDGPDQVLPTDEDVTCNADGRVRIKLDSNGPNAYTPVSIPGVFTKTAKLYPDHIALVSKLDVNGQRTMYTFQEYESTVRVVAKAFLKLGLERHHSVCIIGFNSPEWFIADLAAIYAGGLATGIYTTNSPEACQYCAEHSRANIIVVEDNKQLQKILQIRHNLPHLKAIVQYNGVSTEKDVLSWGDLLNIGKKESEDKLLSVLKTIGANECCVLVYTSGTVGNPKAVMLSHDNILYDLRIIIMALQVREKSEIIVSYLPLSHVAAQLIDIMANITLATTVYFADPGALKGTLMNTLLVAQPTIFLGVPRVWEKIYEKMQEKARSNGAIKTWIAKWAKAQGLHYYTNKMNGVDYKHWGYVFAKWLVFDKVKAALGLNRCRVFVTAAAPINVDIKRYFLSLDIPLLEAYGMSECGGAHTIISPKEYSMEGVGRPLTGVYTKLDNIDEHGEGEVCMGGRHVFMGYLNEPEKTAEAKDKNGWLHSGDLGKFNSNGILSITGRIKELIITSGGENVAPYNIEQTILTELPYLSNVMVIGDKRKYLTVLVTLKSNMNEETGEPLDTLNSEVLKWAKSLGSSAKTVTEVISSRDSAIYEEIEEAIKRANTQAISNAQKVQKFEILPHDFSIPTGELGPTLKLKKNVVQKMYADLIDKMYE; via the exons ATGAATCAATCGATGAGATATGCATCGGCTAGTGAAACTGGTCTTGATG gACCGGATCAGGTACTACCTACGGATGAGGATGTCACGTGTAACGCCGACGGCAGAGTTCGAATAAAGTTAGACAGCAATGGACCGAATGCATACACACCCGTATCAATCCCTGGAGTTTTCACCAAAACAGCAAAGCTCTATCCTGATCACATCGCGTTGGTGTCTAAACTCGATGTCAACGGCCAAAGAACCATGTATACCTTCCa AGAATACGAGTCTACCGTAAGAGTCGTCGCAAAAGCGTTTCTGAAGCTAGGTCTGGAGCGGCATCACAGTGTCTGCATAATAGGATTCAATAGTCCGGAATGGTTCATTGCCGATCTTGCGGCTATATACGCCGG TGGACTCGCTACAGGAATTTATACTACAAATTCTCCAGAGGCGTGCCAATATTGCGCTGAGCACAGTCGGGCCAATATAATAGTCGTTGAAGATAACaaacaattgcagaaaatCTTGCAAATAAGACACAACTTGCCCCATTTGAAAGCAATTGTTCAATACAACGGCGTATCCACCGAAAAGGATGTTTTGAGC TGGGGCGATTTATTGAACATAGGTAAGAAGGAATCAGaggataaattattatctgtgTTAAAGACGATTGGGGCAAACGAATGTTGCGTTTTAGTGTACACG TCAGGAACAGTCGGAAATCCAAAAGCTGTAATGTTAAGCCATGATAATATATTGTACGATTTACGGATAATAATAATGGCATTACAAGTGAGAGAAAAGTCAGAAATTATAGTTAGCTATTTGCCATTATCTCACGTTGCAGCACAG cTAATTGATATCATGGCAAACATTACGTTAGCGACCACAGTATACTTTGCGGATCCGGGTGCGTTAAAGGGTACATTAATGAATACATTACTTGTAGCGCAACCGACTATTTTCTTAGGGGTGCCCAGAGTGTGGGAAAAGATATACGAGAAGATGCAAGAGAAAGCGCGCAGTAACGGCGCAATAAAAACCTGGATTGCTAAATGGGCAAAAGCGCAAGGTCTTCATTATTACACGAATAAAATGAATGGCGTAGATTATAAACATTGGGGCTATGTCTTTGCGAAATGGCTTGTTTTCGACAAAGTGAAGGCAGCATTGGGTTTGAATAGATGTCGAGTATTCGTTACCGCAGCAGCTCCCATAAATGTTGACATTAAACGATATTTCCTGAGCTTAGACATCCCTCTATTAGAGGCGTATGGAATGTCTGAGTGTGGCGGGGCTCATACAATAATCAGTCCTAAAGAATATAg CATGGAAGGTGTAGGAAGGCCTTTAACTGGAGTGTATACAAAATTAGACAATATAGATGAACATGGTGAGGGAGAAGTTTGTATGGGTGGACGACATGTATTCATGGGTTACTTAAATGAGCCGGAGAAAACCGCAGAAGCTAAAGATAAAAACGGCTGGTTACATAGCGGCGATCTCGGCAAATTCAATTCGAACGGGATTTTGTCTATAACTg GTAGAATAAAAGAACTTATAATCACAAGTGGAGGGGAAAATGTAGCACCATACAATATAGAGCAGACGATATTAACGGAATTACCGTATTTAAGTAACGTCATGGTGATCGGAgataaaaggaaatatttaaCGGTCCTTGTCACGCTTAAG agtAATATGAATGAAGAGACTGGTGAGCCGTTAGATACGCTGAATTCCGAAGTGTTAAAATGGGCGAAGTCTCTTGGTAGCAGTGCCAAAACAGTTACAGAAGTCATAAGCTCTCGTGATTCAGCT aTATACGAGGAAATCGAGGAGGCAATCAAGAGAGCAAATACGCAAGCTATAAGTAATGCTCAAAAAGTACAGAAATTCGAAATTCTTCCTCATGACTTTTCGATTCCCACCGGTGAATTAGGACCCACGTTAAAGCTCAAAAAGAACGTAGTTCAGAAGATGTATGCTGATTTGATAGATAAGATGTATGAATGA